The Morganella morganii sequence TCGGCATGCAGATTGAACAACGCAGTTATGTAACCGCCGAAGACGCACGGGCAGCCTGTCTTGCCCTGAAAGCGGACGGTATTTCTGTGGTGGTGGGGGCCGGATTAATCACCGATATCGCCGCAGAGTGCGGCATGACCTGTATTTTCATTTATTCCAATGATGCCGTCCGCCGGGCATTCACCGATGCAATAGAACTGACACGCATCCGCGACCAGCCGCAGAACATGCCGCTGCCGGTGGCGGGCTCTCTGAATGTCCGCCATACGCTGAATGATATTCTCGGCACCTCGCCGGTGATGGAACAGGTGCGTGAAACCATCACGCTGTTCGGGCGCTCGAAAGCGACAGTGATGATCCAGGGGGAAAGCGGTACCGGTAAAGAGATGGCGGCACAAGCTATTCATCATGAATATACGTTGTTTCATAAACATAAGCGGACGAAACGCGCTGCACCGTTTGTGGCGGTGAACTGCGGGGCTATCCCGGAGAGCCTGCTGGAAGCGGAACTCTTTGGTTATGAGGAAGGCGCATTTACCGGTTCGCGGCGCGGCGGCCGTGCCGGGTTATTTGAGGCAGCGGACGGCGGCACACTGTTTCTGGATGAAATCGGTGAAATGCCGGTATCGCTGCAAACCCGCCTGCTGCGGGTGCTGGAAGACCGTGCCATTGTGCGTATCGGCGGCTATAAACCGATTACCGTGGATGTGCGGGTGATTTGTGCGACTCACAATGATCTGGATAACCGGGTGGCGGCAGGGACATTCCGTGCCGATCTGTTTTACCGGCTGGGGGTACTGCGTCTGCAGCTTCCGGCACTGCGAGACCGTGGGGCGGATATCCTGTTACTGACAGAAAAACTGCTCAAACTGGCGTTTGCTGAGCTGGATCTGCCGCTGCATCGTGGCCATCTGCAGCAGATTCTGGCATGCAGTGATTTTTTCTATCACTACCACTGGCCGGGAAATGCCCGCGAGCTGCGTAATCTGATGGAACGGGTGGCGCTGTATTGCAGTGCTTATCCGGATAAAATTATTACAGAATCATTATTACTGAAGCTCTCTCCTGAACGGCGCACGGTGATTGCTCCCGCCCCTGTGACCGATCTCCCGCCTGAGCCGGTGAATACCGCCACGGCAACAGAAGCGGTAGCCCGTTTCCGGGGGGATCGCCGTGCTGCCGCCGACTGGCTGGGGATCAGCCGTACCACTCTATGGCGCCGTCTGAAACAGGAACAGAACACTTCATCCTGACTGTCCGCCGCTTTATACTGTGCCTCAGAATTGAAAAGCAAGAGCCGGAGTGTTTGTCTGTATCCGGCCTGCAATACTGTCATCACCGGAAAGACACAGGAAACAGAACGGAGGCGTTATGTCAGATCTCTTTGCTCACGATGAACCGCTTGCAGTGGCACCCGATGCGTATCTGCTCAAAGGTTTTCTCAGTGATGAGGATGAGATGCTGCTGGCGGAAATCCGCCGCCTGACGGCCATTTCACCGTTCCGCCACATGCAGACGCCCGGCGGATACCGGATGTCTGCGGCCATGAGCAGCTGCGGCACATACGGCTGGATCTCCGATGCCAAAGGTTACCGCTACTTACAAACAGATCCGCTGACCGGCAATCCGTGGCCACCGCTGCCGGATGCGTTTTTGTCACTGTCGCAGCTGGCTGCAGAGCGGGCCGGGTTTCACGGATTTTCGCCGGACAGCTGTCTGATTAACTGTTATGCACCGGGCGCCGGTATGTCTCTGCATCAGGACAGGGATGAGCCGGATCGCCGCCAGCCGATTGTGTCATTTTCACTCGGTCTGCCGGTGCAGTTTCAGTTCGGCGGCAGTGAGCGGCATCATCCCCTGAAAACCTTTGCGCTTGAGCACGGTGATGTACTGGTGTGGGGCGGCCGTTCCCGTCTGAATTACCATGCTGTCCGTCCGGTAAGAGCCGGGGTGCATCCGCTTGCGGGTGCCCGGCGGTTTAATCTGACCTTCCGCTGCGCGCGGTAACGGAGAAACAGGATGACAAAACAGACAATACTCTCAGACGATGCGTGCTGGGCAGCGCTGGTCGCCAGAGATAAAACAGCCGATACGCTGTTTGTGTATGCGGTGAAAAC is a genomic window containing:
- the prpR gene encoding propionate catabolism operon regulatory protein PrpR yields the protein MAQSDKPVIWTVSISRLFTLFRDISPEFSARASISAINLGFDAAVEAIRERLKTERCDAIVSAGSNGAYLKQHLPVPVIVAAPGGFDIMQALARARQLSQRIGLIYYRNTFPALDSLAQSFGMQIEQRSYVTAEDARAACLALKADGISVVVGAGLITDIAAECGMTCIFIYSNDAVRRAFTDAIELTRIRDQPQNMPLPVAGSLNVRHTLNDILGTSPVMEQVRETITLFGRSKATVMIQGESGTGKEMAAQAIHHEYTLFHKHKRTKRAAPFVAVNCGAIPESLLEAELFGYEEGAFTGSRRGGRAGLFEAADGGTLFLDEIGEMPVSLQTRLLRVLEDRAIVRIGGYKPITVDVRVICATHNDLDNRVAAGTFRADLFYRLGVLRLQLPALRDRGADILLLTEKLLKLAFAELDLPLHRGHLQQILACSDFFYHYHWPGNARELRNLMERVALYCSAYPDKIITESLLLKLSPERRTVIAPAPVTDLPPEPVNTATATEAVARFRGDRRAAADWLGISRTTLWRRLKQEQNTSS
- the alkB gene encoding DNA oxidative demethylase AlkB, with the translated sequence MSDLFAHDEPLAVAPDAYLLKGFLSDEDEMLLAEIRRLTAISPFRHMQTPGGYRMSAAMSSCGTYGWISDAKGYRYLQTDPLTGNPWPPLPDAFLSLSQLAAERAGFHGFSPDSCLINCYAPGAGMSLHQDRDEPDRRQPIVSFSLGLPVQFQFGGSERHHPLKTFALEHGDVLVWGGRSRLNYHAVRPVRAGVHPLAGARRFNLTFRCAR